One window of Methanogenium organophilum genomic DNA carries:
- the cbiM gene encoding cobalt transporter CbiM produces MHIPDAFLPLWQSAIYWIVALVFIVLALRWAKNELSEDKIPLVAVLAAGIFAIQAFNLPVAMGTSGHLVGGALAAIVLGSPYAAVFILTLVLIIQGIIFGDGGLTTMGVNILNMGVIGGFVGFYGYQTLNGVGLNRYASAGVAAWLACFIAALAASVEMAIAGTFPLVPGLIAMGTYHAAIGIIEGIITAAAIYFIATARPDMLVESTPQEAAA; encoded by the coding sequence ATGCATATACCTGATGCGTTCCTCCCACTCTGGCAGAGTGCCATCTACTGGATAGTGGCCCTTGTCTTTATTGTCCTTGCACTGCGCTGGGCAAAGAATGAATTGTCTGAAGATAAAATCCCCCTCGTGGCCGTTCTCGCAGCCGGCATATTTGCCATCCAGGCATTTAACCTGCCGGTCGCTATGGGCACATCCGGCCATCTTGTTGGGGGTGCACTTGCAGCAATTGTGCTCGGCTCCCCCTATGCAGCAGTCTTCATCCTGACACTGGTCCTCATCATCCAGGGGATCATCTTCGGGGACGGCGGCCTCACCACGATGGGCGTCAACATTCTCAATATGGGCGTCATCGGTGGATTTGTCGGGTTCTACGGCTACCAGACCCTAAATGGTGTTGGCCTAAACCGCTATGCATCCGCAGGCGTTGCCGCATGGCTGGCCTGTTTCATTGCAGCCCTCGCCGCATCCGTTGAGATGGCCATCGCAGGGACATTCCCACTCGTGCCGGGTCTCATTGCAATGGGCACCTATCATGCCGCAATCGGCATCATTGAAGGGATCATCACGGCTGCTGCCATCTACTTCATCGCAACGGCACGCCCCGATATGCTGGTGGAATCTACCCCCCAGGAGGCTGCAGCATGA
- a CDS encoding YIP1 family protein gives MTTSPSVRVKSHFFDLFITQKRLILTQPDFPDASPVEIVFSSVSAFSRTKTPEGDPSLSVTIISGERERTMVLVFDGAGGLQGADERDRVAELVQGMVTETANLPSTAPVSSAAPATDAATPDTAALPSDGAEENAKPTPVAEVLTTPSSEKPAVSGLKAEHIIVKGHEFTASLTKEAVTLVRHEDPKASPLTVRRTDIIGVISKTSAGGDPSLHLRVRAAGGTERTMVLVFSEWYSGGRAPERDEWARALIETAAVSEMPPARRMSAAPVAGRAKFCTECGAPLTGSPRFCPNCGAPLAAGSAAKGGSGGIRDIPFDAATVDESPVKKRKTKQKREKPERRQKEPRTRRKSSFRFPSQERGLSEVPFIEKYFGFLAAPEDAFRYTKNDSFGQAMVYLAAVLAIFGTVTSILLHLFAGSLDAAEYPQMAALGADIVGALLLIPRIVIIGIVAVLIWSVVMHILLRIFGQSDDVTETFRTCAYAATPFGTVGLIPFFGPLAAAIWMLFLQYKGLVAADDVEERFALIAVAVPVILFIAIFSLFFSAGGSQ, from the coding sequence GTGACAACATCACCTTCTGTCAGGGTCAAATCGCATTTTTTTGATCTTTTCATCACACAAAAGCGGCTCATTCTCACTCAGCCTGATTTTCCGGATGCATCTCCGGTGGAGATTGTATTCAGTTCGGTTTCAGCCTTCTCCCGCACGAAAACGCCGGAAGGAGATCCATCTCTCTCGGTGACCATCATTTCCGGAGAACGTGAACGAACAATGGTCCTTGTCTTTGACGGGGCTGGCGGGCTTCAGGGAGCGGATGAACGCGACCGGGTGGCAGAACTGGTACAGGGAATGGTGACCGAAACAGCCAATCTGCCGTCCACTGCCCCTGTTTCATCCGCGGCTCCTGCAACAGACGCTGCCACACCAGATACTGCCGCACTACCATCTGATGGCGCTGAAGAGAATGCGAAACCCACACCGGTGGCTGAAGTGTTGACTACCCCATCATCGGAGAAACCTGCGGTTTCCGGACTGAAGGCGGAACATATCATAGTGAAGGGCCATGAGTTCACTGCATCCCTGACGAAGGAGGCTGTCACCCTCGTCCGGCATGAGGATCCAAAAGCCTCCCCACTTACGGTACGACGGACGGATATTATTGGGGTGATTTCGAAGACATCGGCGGGGGGCGATCCATCACTGCATCTCCGGGTAAGGGCCGCAGGCGGCACTGAGCGGACTATGGTGCTCGTCTTTTCGGAGTGGTACTCCGGTGGCAGGGCACCCGAACGCGATGAGTGGGCGAGAGCGCTCATAGAAACTGCCGCTGTATCAGAGATGCCACCTGCCCGCCGTATGTCCGCCGCCCCGGTTGCCGGGAGAGCGAAGTTCTGCACCGAGTGCGGCGCTCCGCTTACAGGCAGCCCGCGTTTCTGCCCAAATTGCGGTGCACCCCTGGCCGCCGGATCAGCAGCGAAAGGGGGTTCGGGAGGTATCCGGGACATACCCTTTGATGCGGCAACAGTGGATGAGAGTCCGGTCAAAAAACGCAAAACAAAGCAGAAACGGGAGAAGCCCGAACGGCGTCAGAAAGAGCCTCGGACACGTAGAAAATCATCATTCCGGTTCCCCAGTCAGGAACGGGGCCTCTCCGAGGTACCGTTTATCGAGAAATACTTCGGTTTCCTCGCCGCCCCGGAGGACGCCTTTCGCTATACAAAAAACGATAGTTTCGGGCAGGCGATGGTCTATCTCGCAGCAGTCCTTGCTATCTTCGGAACCGTCACCTCGATTCTGCTCCATCTCTTTGCCGGTTCCCTTGATGCAGCAGAGTATCCGCAGATGGCGGCGCTGGGTGCAGATATTGTGGGGGCATTGCTCCTCATCCCGAGAATTGTTATTATTGGTATTGTCGCAGTTCTCATCTGGTCCGTTGTCATGCATATCCTGCTGCGGATTTTCGGCCAGAGTGACGATGTAACAGAGACCTTCCGCACCTGTGCATATGCGGCGACACCCTTTGGCACGGTGGGGCTCATCCCCTTCTTTGGCCCGCTGGCAGCAGCAATCTGGATGCTCTTTTTACAGTATAAGGGGCTTGTCGCGGCAGATGACGTTGAGGAACGCTTTGCCCTGATTGCGGTCGCCGTCCCGGTCATCCTCTTTATTGCGATATTCTCTCTTTTCTTCTCAGCAGGAGGTTCACAGTGA
- a CDS encoding PDGLE domain-containing protein, whose translation MNITNTQFLIGGLVIAILIGCLAVFLASGDPDGLESTALYVQGEKTLTGDSPEDGDPEAVGVSDAVEYEAPLPDYSMGEDGGKGGEIFAVLAGIIIVFGLAFVATRIVAAKKS comes from the coding sequence ATGAACATCACCAATACACAATTTTTGATTGGTGGTCTTGTAATTGCGATTCTCATCGGCTGTCTTGCCGTCTTCCTCGCATCCGGAGACCCGGACGGTCTGGAATCAACCGCACTCTATGTACAGGGCGAAAAGACCCTCACCGGCGACTCCCCCGAAGACGGCGACCCCGAAGCAGTCGGCGTGAGTGATGCAGTCGAATATGAGGCACCCCTCCCTGACTACTCCATGGGTGAAGATGGCGGAAAGGGCGGAGAAATCTTTGCAGTCCTTGCCGGCATTATCATCGTCTTCGGGCTGGCATTTGTTGCAACCCGTATTGTCGCCGCAAAAAAGAGCTGA
- the cbiQ gene encoding cobalt ECF transporter T component CbiQ, with protein MIEHLATIERDAQGTSRVHLLDARVKILITFAAIITMVAMPYTPAVYPLALCWFILFTIWWSLSGLSPRVFFWRYLMTLPFGMFIIIFQIFFENPYYDVFTPIVTLPFGISIYAQSVEFATILALKFTACIIWVILLSSTTPMEELLKGARRLGLPSVMALSLGMMIRYLFVFAEMYAEINNALAVRHFNAFSRNLPYRYRMRILAYTIGTMFLRSYEQGERTYTAMLCRGYGKDAYEHLEKKSLAPREYALTASMIIIFCAASLGIFLFWA; from the coding sequence ATGATCGAACATCTCGCCACCATCGAGCGTGACGCGCAGGGCACCAGTCGTGTCCACCTGCTGGATGCACGGGTGAAGATACTCATCACCTTTGCCGCCATCATCACGATGGTCGCGATGCCCTATACTCCTGCGGTATACCCGCTCGCTCTCTGCTGGTTCATCCTCTTTACCATCTGGTGGAGCCTTTCGGGCCTCTCGCCAAGGGTCTTTTTCTGGCGGTACCTGATGACGCTCCCCTTCGGGATGTTCATCATTATCTTCCAGATCTTCTTTGAGAATCCATATTATGACGTCTTCACCCCAATTGTCACACTCCCGTTTGGCATCTCAATCTACGCTCAGTCCGTAGAATTTGCGACCATTCTTGCCCTGAAGTTCACCGCCTGTATCATCTGGGTAATTCTCCTGTCATCCACCACTCCCATGGAGGAACTGCTAAAAGGAGCACGGCGCCTGGGACTTCCGTCTGTCATGGCCCTCTCACTGGGGATGATGATCCGGTATCTCTTCGTCTTTGCTGAGATGTACGCAGAGATCAACAACGCCCTCGCTGTCCGGCACTTCAACGCCTTCTCACGGAACCTTCCCTACCGGTACCGGATGAGGATTCTCGCGTACACCATCGGAACCATGTTTCTGCGCAGTTACGAACAGGGCGAACGGACCTACACGGCGATGCTCTGCAGGGGGTATGGAAAGGATGCCTATGAGCATCTGGAAAAAAAGAGCCTTGCTCCCAGGGAATATGCCCTTACTGCATCAATGATCATCATTTTTTGTGCGGCATCCCTTGGTATATTCCTCTTTTGGGCCTGA
- a CDS encoding PAS domain-containing protein encodes MTIIAALAIGIVVFCVFSYFSAIENIEYAFQEKQQAAEKQIAVSSNLIDRGNRIYEATFDGQLKNGLEKFRDVYMASGSNPAAIDLFSLKDEMEQYATAEVDLYIVNSAGVIEYTTYAPDMGVDFSKIPLFFQEFTRIRQGDIFVPDRSGSGVDHTRVLRKFAYLPTPDHDYVLEMSLNMEEMPHEQRIFTYDEIIADLADAHPVVTNIRFYASSFGPFNINTGIGETGADDATIAILRQVRDTGEPVVVSDRDNQTETRYISVDIEDTTSPVRSLMDFYAEVKYTTESRDMAAAQALVTYGIIMLLGLAIAALTGILVSRRISQPVTRMVDDIDIIAGGDLDHEIRSARIPELSKIADSTTILVTELKERIDEIDRKNRELALSEGEKTLILNAVAESVFYLDTDYHIIWANAAGRRITDGIDGIPEGCLCYTVVHGEEQPCDGCPIPEALVRRRPVQGTVIAADGTITEVTASPVLNDGGVPIGIVTTALDVTDREAAAEALRTSEKQYRDLFTSMNTGFALIRRYEGGDIRFLTVNPAFAEITEICSEDVSNSLVEDILPGGGKMGEEILQRINEDRAEEPVEFHSDILGKDLRIAAFATGKENEAGVLLEDITGIVELRRQQCETLEQIEQNLEHLAILNDEIRNPLMVILGYTELDEGIYADRIYEQIATINELVRRLDQRWLESEKVREFLRKHHDWKPDRSDDES; translated from the coding sequence GGGTAATCGTATCTATGAGGCCACATTCGACGGCCAGCTGAAAAACGGTCTGGAAAAGTTTCGGGATGTGTATATGGCATCCGGTAGCAATCCTGCGGCAATCGACCTATTTTCCCTGAAAGATGAGATGGAACAGTATGCTACAGCGGAGGTGGACCTTTATATTGTCAATTCGGCCGGTGTGATAGAGTATACTACCTATGCACCGGACATGGGGGTTGATTTCAGCAAAATCCCGTTATTCTTCCAGGAATTCACTCGAATACGGCAGGGAGATATCTTTGTGCCGGACCGCAGCGGCAGCGGGGTGGACCATACAAGAGTGCTGCGCAAGTTTGCCTATTTGCCGACACCAGACCACGACTATGTTCTTGAGATGAGCCTGAATATGGAGGAAATGCCACATGAGCAGCGTATCTTCACGTACGATGAAATTATTGCCGACCTTGCCGATGCTCATCCCGTGGTAACCAATATCCGGTTTTATGCTTCATCATTCGGGCCGTTTAACATAAACACCGGTATCGGAGAGACCGGTGCGGATGATGCGACCATTGCCATCCTGCGCCAGGTACGGGATACGGGCGAACCTGTGGTTGTTTCTGACAGGGACAACCAGACAGAGACACGCTATATCAGCGTTGACATTGAGGATACCACCTCACCGGTCCGTTCCCTCATGGACTTCTATGCGGAGGTGAAGTATACGACGGAGTCACGGGATATGGCAGCCGCCCAGGCTCTTGTCACGTACGGTATCATAATGCTGCTCGGACTTGCAATTGCCGCTTTGACTGGCATTCTTGTGTCCCGTCGTATCTCCCAGCCGGTCACCAGGATGGTGGATGACATTGATATCATCGCCGGCGGGGATCTGGATCATGAAATTCGCTCGGCACGAATTCCGGAACTCTCGAAAATTGCCGACAGCACCACGATTCTTGTTACCGAATTAAAGGAGAGGATCGATGAAATTGACCGGAAAAACCGGGAACTTGCTCTGTCTGAAGGAGAAAAAACCCTGATATTAAATGCTGTCGCAGAGTCTGTCTTCTATCTTGATACCGACTATCATATCATCTGGGCGAATGCCGCCGGCCGGCGGATCACGGATGGAATAGACGGGATACCGGAAGGGTGTCTGTGTTATACCGTTGTCCACGGTGAAGAGCAGCCCTGTGACGGCTGTCCGATACCTGAGGCACTCGTGAGGAGGCGCCCCGTGCAGGGTACGGTTATTGCCGCTGATGGTACCATCACCGAAGTGACGGCAAGCCCGGTACTCAATGACGGTGGGGTACCCATTGGAATTGTTACGACCGCTCTGGACGTTACGGATCGTGAGGCCGCTGCTGAGGCTCTGCGTACCAGTGAAAAGCAGTACAGGGACCTCTTTACCAGTATGAACACCGGTTTTGCTCTCATCAGGAGATATGAGGGTGGTGATATCCGGTTCCTCACAGTAAATCCGGCGTTTGCAGAGATCACAGAGATCTGTTCTGAAGATGTGTCCAACAGTCTGGTCGAAGACATTCTGCCCGGGGGAGGAAAGATGGGGGAGGAGATTCTGCAGCGTATCAATGAAGACCGTGCTGAAGAACCCGTAGAATTCCACTCCGATATCCTGGGAAAAGACCTGAGGATTGCCGCCTTTGCTACCGGAAAAGAGAATGAGGCAGGTGTTCTTTTGGAGGATATCACCGGTATTGTTGAACTCAGACGGCAGCAGTGTGAGACACTGGAGCAGATAGAACAAAACCTGGAGCATCTGGCCATACTTAATGATGAAATCCGTAATCCGCTGATGGTGATCCTTGGGTATACGGAACTTGACGAGGGAATCTACGCCGATAGGATCTACGAACAGATTGCCACTATCAATGAACTGGTCCGGCGACTGGATCAGCGCTGGCTGGAGTCGGAGAAGGTCCGGGAATTCCTGCGCAAACACCATGACTGGAAACCGGATCGCTCCGATGATGAATCCTGA
- a CDS encoding peptidylprolyl isomerase, with translation MPTRVKLETTKGDIIIELYDDMPITAGNFKKLVEEGFYDGIIFHRVIRNFMIQGGCPKGTGTGGPGYTIKDEFVRGHSNARGTISMANTGQPNSGGSQFFINLVNNKFLDFDDRQTPSKHPVFGEVVEGMDVVDAIALSRIDRNDRPVEDVVITKATIL, from the coding sequence ATGCCAACAAGAGTGAAATTAGAAACCACCAAGGGAGACATCATCATTGAACTCTATGATGATATGCCAATCACTGCAGGAAACTTTAAAAAACTCGTCGAGGAGGGATTCTACGATGGGATCATCTTCCACCGGGTGATCCGGAACTTTATGATCCAGGGTGGCTGTCCAAAGGGAACCGGCACAGGCGGGCCCGGCTACACGATCAAAGATGAGTTTGTCAGGGGGCACTCAAACGCCCGGGGCACCATCTCAATGGCCAACACCGGCCAGCCGAACAGCGGTGGTTCCCAGTTCTTCATAAATCTCGTGAACAACAAGTTCCTCGACTTTGATGACCGCCAGACTCCGTCCAAACATCCCGTCTTTGGTGAAGTGGTGGAGGGCATGGATGTTGTCGACGCCATTGCACTCTCCCGCATCGACAGGAATGACCGGCCGGTAGAGGACGTTGTCATCACCAAGGCAACAATTCTCTAA
- a CDS encoding PEGA domain-containing protein, whose amino-acid sequence MTNCAHRRLCASILILVFAALLLCPAAAGLAQYRIHTNVDAAQVYFDSVYQGQTAGGMLTVSVSASGTQYNLVEVRKTGYYTVSQSLPYVPDGSSTDMYFTLSADSGGTTGTVAVQTSPSGASVYINGIYQGIAPVTATGIRPGTYTIIAEMPGAESVTETVTITGSEYRTVTLYLGGTGAITFTSVPSAAYIELDGTIIGTTPHTATDITPGEHQIVITKNGYYNWRETIDMTGGGTRYLSATLSPVALENAIRIRSVPAGAAIYLNGIYQGETMENGYFPVTDLRIGQHIILLKLKGYDDYEETVSLSEGETVTISADLEEGGGSTTSTATPSLSAATGKLMITTSPPGAEISIDGSPAGRMTPATITSIPTGTHTICLQLAGYAAAEATVTVTAGETATLSLPLAPGTAGTPVPTKSPAPLIIPVMGLMLLLCIWLYQRDEDH is encoded by the coding sequence ATGACAAATTGTGCACACCGGCGTCTCTGTGCCAGCATCCTGATCCTAGTTTTTGCTGCCCTCCTTCTCTGCCCCGCAGCAGCAGGACTGGCACAGTACCGCATCCATACCAACGTCGACGCCGCCCAGGTGTATTTTGATTCTGTCTATCAGGGGCAGACCGCTGGCGGAATGTTAACCGTGAGCGTCTCTGCGTCCGGCACACAATATAATTTGGTTGAAGTCCGGAAGACCGGATATTACACAGTCTCACAGAGCCTGCCCTATGTCCCGGACGGCTCGTCAACGGATATGTATTTCACTCTCTCAGCAGATAGCGGCGGGACCACCGGTACGGTTGCGGTGCAGACCTCCCCTTCCGGAGCATCAGTCTATATCAACGGCATCTATCAGGGTATCGCACCGGTGACCGCCACCGGGATCCGTCCCGGCACCTACACCATCATCGCCGAGATGCCGGGTGCAGAAAGCGTAACAGAAACAGTCACTATAACCGGAAGCGAATACCGGACCGTCACCCTCTATCTGGGTGGTACCGGTGCCATCACCTTCACCTCTGTGCCCTCTGCGGCCTACATTGAGCTTGACGGCACCATTATCGGCACGACCCCGCATACTGCAACCGACATTACCCCGGGCGAACACCAGATCGTCATCACAAAAAACGGGTATTATAACTGGCGTGAGACGATCGATATGACGGGGGGCGGCACCCGGTATCTCTCTGCCACCCTCAGTCCGGTTGCTCTGGAGAATGCCATCCGCATCCGCTCTGTTCCTGCAGGCGCTGCTATATACCTCAACGGCATTTATCAGGGAGAGACAATGGAAAACGGATATTTCCCGGTTACCGACCTCAGAATCGGACAGCATATTATTCTTCTCAAGCTCAAGGGATACGATGATTATGAGGAAACCGTCAGCCTCTCCGAAGGCGAGACGGTCACTATCAGTGCAGACCTCGAGGAGGGAGGGGGCAGCACCACCTCAACTGCCACGCCCTCCCTGTCAGCTGCAACCGGGAAACTCATGATCACCACCAGCCCACCGGGCGCGGAGATCTCCATCGACGGCAGTCCCGCTGGCCGGATGACCCCCGCCACCATCACCAGCATCCCCACTGGCACCCATACCATCTGCCTGCAGCTTGCCGGATATGCAGCTGCAGAGGCAACCGTCACCGTCACCGCAGGAGAGACCGCTACACTCTCCTTGCCGCTTGCACCGGGAACGGCGGGAACGCCGGTGCCCACCAAAAGTCCGGCGCCCCTCATCATCCCGGTAATGGGGCTTATGCTCCTTCTCTGTATCTGGCTATACCAGCGGGATGAGGATCATTAA
- a CDS encoding ATP-binding cassette domain-containing protein: MHIIETRDLTYSYPGGIDALRSVNMHIHRHARIAVLGSNGAGKSTLFSHFCGILTPTSGQVLVHGEPVTKKNLREVRKTVGMVFQNPDDQIFSPTVEQDVAFGPVNLGLDDATVSHRVDEALRLMEADHLRKRTPHKLSGGEKKRVAIAGVLAMEPQVIVLDEPSSGLDPQGVRELTGFLRTLPDTYGMTVIFSTHQVDLVPEIADYVYVMQDGMIAGEGTPDEIFLRDDLLRGARLDVPILARLLRSLRESGIRIDAGSSYSDVEAELLRLLADKT; encoded by the coding sequence ATGCACATCATTGAAACACGTGACCTCACCTATTCCTATCCCGGAGGGATCGATGCGCTGCGTTCGGTCAACATGCACATCCACCGGCACGCACGTATCGCTGTCCTCGGTTCAAACGGGGCCGGAAAAAGTACTCTTTTCAGCCATTTCTGCGGCATCCTTACACCAACCTCCGGACAGGTGCTCGTACATGGAGAACCAGTGACAAAGAAGAATCTCAGGGAGGTGCGAAAAACTGTCGGAATGGTCTTCCAGAACCCTGACGACCAGATATTTTCCCCCACCGTGGAACAGGACGTCGCATTCGGGCCGGTAAACCTCGGCCTTGATGATGCCACGGTGTCACACCGGGTTGATGAAGCCCTCCGCCTGATGGAGGCGGACCACCTGAGGAAACGCACCCCCCACAAGCTCTCCGGTGGAGAGAAGAAACGGGTGGCCATCGCCGGGGTCCTCGCAATGGAGCCGCAGGTGATTGTGCTTGACGAGCCGTCTTCCGGTCTTGACCCGCAGGGTGTACGCGAACTCACCGGGTTTCTACGCACTCTCCCTGACACCTATGGCATGACTGTCATCTTCTCAACCCATCAAGTGGACCTGGTGCCCGAGATCGCAGACTATGTCTATGTGATGCAGGACGGCATGATTGCCGGTGAAGGAACACCTGATGAAATATTCCTGCGTGACGATCTCCTCCGTGGGGCACGTCTGGATGTTCCCATCCTCGCACGCCTTCTGCGTTCACTCCGGGAGAGCGGCATCCGGATTGATGCCGGCTCCTCCTATAGTGATGTGGAGGCTGAACTCCTCCGGTTGCTGGCGGATAAGACATGA
- a CDS encoding PKD domain-containing protein translates to MKKSIFSCFERSLRSPKGVLQGLLGGLFIAVLICAVAVPPVSADETLGASFTFSPASPEVGESVTFSGSATGANITGWAWTFGDGSSASVQSPTHIYTSAGTFSVILTVTDAAGTTDTGTQSVTVTAAAVPPDASFTFSPANPSAGDSVTFTDTSTGDVATWSWAFGNGGVSQAQNPSNTYAVAGTYTVTLAVSDGGSETDTATQTITVAAAAAAVPTASFLYSPSNPSPGTPVTFTDTSTGNPDGWYWYFGNGAISNLQYPPAQTYESAGTYSVSLTVSNSAGTSSAYVQTITVGEESLEADFSYSPSSPDADEYVYFTDTSDGYPTGWEWDFGDNTGSESQNPSHKYSSDGTYTVELTVKKTGLSSDSVTRTITVGDATPTPTAGPKPDASFTWSPTSPVVGQAVSFTDTSTGTGINEWKWDFDDAMDFSGNRESTLKNPQHTYQNAGSYDVTLFVKNSGGSDIILKTITVRTVQTSARFNAYPSSGTAPLSVRFVDASTGADIESYHWDFGNGRTYDGKSPSNVVYSSPGTYTASLEIEDESGDTDEYTMTIRVSPPATATAMTQTAVPTATPASAAEDAGLIDGEYRKMTGLYNEYIKILFGFLGIDDEPDFLIIAVK, encoded by the coding sequence ATGAAAAAATCAATATTTTCTTGTTTTGAACGGAGTCTGAGATCTCCGAAAGGCGTGTTGCAGGGGCTTTTGGGAGGACTTTTCATTGCAGTCCTCATCTGTGCCGTTGCGGTGCCGCCGGTGAGTGCGGATGAAACACTGGGGGCATCGTTCACCTTCTCCCCCGCGAGCCCGGAGGTGGGAGAATCCGTTACCTTTTCCGGGTCAGCCACCGGGGCCAATATCACGGGTTGGGCATGGACCTTTGGCGATGGGAGTTCGGCATCTGTCCAGAGCCCCACGCATATCTATACAAGTGCAGGGACCTTTTCCGTTATCCTGACGGTTACCGATGCTGCGGGGACAACTGACACAGGCACTCAGTCGGTTACTGTCACAGCAGCAGCCGTCCCTCCGGACGCCTCCTTTACGTTCTCTCCGGCGAATCCCTCTGCAGGTGATTCTGTCACATTCACGGACACCTCAACAGGTGATGTCGCCACGTGGAGCTGGGCCTTTGGTAATGGCGGAGTAAGTCAGGCGCAGAACCCATCCAACACCTACGCTGTTGCCGGCACCTACACAGTCACTCTTGCCGTATCAGATGGCGGCAGCGAAACAGATACCGCCACCCAGACCATTACGGTTGCTGCTGCCGCTGCTGCCGTCCCAACCGCCTCGTTCCTATACAGTCCATCAAACCCTTCACCGGGGACTCCGGTCACATTTACTGACACGTCAACCGGTAATCCGGATGGGTGGTACTGGTATTTTGGTAACGGAGCGATCAGCAATTTGCAGTATCCCCCGGCCCAGACCTACGAATCAGCAGGCACCTATTCAGTAAGCCTGACAGTCTCGAATAGTGCGGGCACATCCAGTGCCTATGTCCAGACAATTACCGTTGGAGAGGAGAGTCTGGAAGCGGACTTCAGTTACTCCCCCTCAAGCCCTGATGCTGATGAATATGTCTACTTTACCGACACATCAGATGGGTATCCGACAGGATGGGAATGGGATTTTGGTGATAATACCGGTTCTGAGTCTCAGAATCCGTCCCACAAGTACTCCAGTGACGGTACGTACACCGTGGAACTCACTGTGAAAAAGACCGGATTATCCTCTGACTCGGTCACCAGAACAATCACCGTCGGGGACGCAACACCGACACCAACTGCCGGGCCGAAACCGGACGCCTCCTTCACCTGGTCACCCACCAGCCCTGTGGTAGGACAGGCGGTCTCCTTCACCGACACCTCAACAGGGACGGGAATCAACGAGTGGAAGTGGGACTTTGACGACGCAATGGATTTCTCCGGAAACCGGGAGAGCACCCTCAAAAATCCTCAACATACCTACCAAAATGCAGGCAGTTACGATGTGACACTGTTTGTCAAGAACAGTGGCGGCAGTGACATCATTTTGAAGACGATCACCGTTCGCACCGTCCAGACCTCTGCACGGTTCAACGCCTATCCGTCAAGCGGTACCGCACCGCTCTCGGTGCGGTTTGTGGACGCATCCACCGGTGCTGACATTGAGTCTTACCACTGGGACTTTGGCAATGGCCGGACCTATGATGGCAAATCGCCGTCCAATGTCGTTTATTCCTCTCCCGGAACCTACACGGCATCCCTTGAGATAGAAGACGAGAGCGGGGACACGGATGAATACACGATGACAATCAGAGTCAGCCCGCCCGCAACTGCGACGGCCATGACACAGACCGCTGTTCCCACCGCCACCCCGGCGTCTGCAGCAGAGGATGCCGGATTAATCGACGGGGAATACCGGAAGATGACCGGGCTCTATAATGAGTACATCAAAATTCTCTTCGGATTCCTGGGTATCGATGACGAGCCGGATTTCCTGATCATTGCCGTGAAGTAG
- a CDS encoding ribonuclease III domain-containing protein, producing MNPLYDELEDALGYSFRDRTLLARAMTRLAAAKEESHDDGWSMDALATLGDATIDVVVLEHLIGGGMESKGELSLTKMNMVNMTVLRQLAESFDLHRYVTWGKGESKQGIWQSGRVLAECMEAVCGAAYLDGGIAAVRTILMHLGFFG from the coding sequence ATGAATCCGCTGTATGATGAACTGGAGGATGCGCTTGGCTACTCCTTTCGGGACCGTACTCTTTTGGCCCGTGCCATGACCCGTCTTGCTGCTGCAAAAGAAGAGAGTCATGATGACGGTTGGTCAATGGACGCCCTTGCGACACTTGGTGATGCCACAATTGATGTCGTGGTGCTGGAGCACCTCATTGGGGGAGGAATGGAGAGCAAGGGTGAGCTCTCGCTGACCAAGATGAATATGGTAAATATGACTGTCCTCCGCCAGCTCGCGGAGTCCTTTGATCTGCACCGGTATGTGACATGGGGAAAGGGAGAATCCAAGCAGGGGATCTGGCAGTCCGGGCGGGTGCTTGCGGAGTGCATGGAGGCGGTATGCGGAGCTGCATACCTTGATGGCGGGATAGCCGCAGTACGCACCATTCTCATGCATCTCGGCTTTTTTGGGTAA